The following proteins come from a genomic window of Denitromonas sp.:
- a CDS encoding SGNH/GDSL hydrolase family protein — translation MQQILVYGDSLSWGIIPNTRQRHPFPVRWPGRLENALRAAGQDVRIIEDCLNGRRTVWDDPFKAGRKGIDGLAQRIEVNSPLDLVILMLGNNDFQSMHPHHAWHAAEGVAALVATIRNAPIEPGMPVPPILIVCPPPVGIPAGTMAEKFRDGDVKCTGLAQALRQVAKDTGCAFFDAGQVIHSSAADGVHLDAHAHEQLGDALVAPVTAALANGAAATP, via the coding sequence ATGCAACAGATTCTGGTGTACGGCGATTCATTGTCCTGGGGCATCATCCCCAACACCCGGCAGCGCCACCCGTTTCCGGTGCGCTGGCCCGGACGGCTGGAGAACGCGCTGCGCGCCGCGGGGCAGGATGTGCGCATCATCGAAGACTGCCTCAACGGCCGGCGCACGGTGTGGGACGACCCCTTCAAGGCCGGCCGCAAGGGCATCGACGGGCTGGCCCAGCGCATCGAGGTCAACAGCCCGCTGGATCTGGTGATCCTGATGCTCGGCAACAACGACTTCCAGTCCATGCACCCACACCACGCCTGGCACGCCGCCGAGGGCGTCGCCGCGCTGGTGGCCACGATCCGCAACGCGCCGATCGAGCCCGGCATGCCGGTGCCGCCGATCCTCATTGTCTGCCCGCCGCCGGTCGGCATCCCGGCCGGCACCATGGCCGAGAAATTCCGCGATGGCGACGTCAAATGCACCGGCCTGGCCCAGGCCCTGCGACAGGTGGCGAAGGACACCGGCTGCGCCTTCTTCGACGCCGGCCAGGTCATTCACAGCAGCGCCGCCGATGGCGTGCACCTTGACGCCCACGCCCACGAGCAGCTCGGCGACGCGCTCGTGGCGCCGGTTACCGCCGCCCTGGCCAACGGAGCCGCCGCCACGCCATGA
- a CDS encoding 2Fe-2S iron-sulfur cluster-binding protein, producing MSRIRLHPSGREVACASGDTVLGALEKAGYALPNNCRAGACGECKVKVVSGNFDQGMVLDMALSQDERKQGFGLMCMAKPLSEELVIEWGTEDAKPKLFPPRENQRFVVTDRIPRTPRIVELRLRPVGPPMRFWPGQYVTLGSERDGAPPRCYSIANAPRPDGEIVLQVTRVDDGQTSLWVHDTLGIGDVVKISGAYGTFIGDPAVESPVLCLAAGSGLAPILSLTEAALRRGYRKPVDLVFSARERSDLYDGGLMKYWETKHRNFTYRPTLTRERCEGLLHGRIPEVLGQQFPDLTKHSVFVAGSPDFVADCVAAAKALGATDTMVHTEGYFGQAQPQTAPQSHLTPY from the coding sequence ATGAGCCGAATCCGCCTGCATCCTTCCGGCCGGGAAGTGGCGTGCGCCAGCGGCGACACCGTGCTCGGCGCCCTCGAAAAAGCCGGCTACGCGCTGCCCAACAACTGCCGCGCCGGCGCCTGTGGCGAATGCAAGGTCAAGGTGGTATCGGGCAACTTCGACCAGGGCATGGTGCTCGACATGGCGCTGTCGCAGGATGAGCGCAAACAGGGCTTCGGCCTGATGTGCATGGCCAAGCCGCTGTCCGAGGAGCTGGTCATCGAGTGGGGCACCGAGGACGCCAAGCCCAAGCTGTTTCCGCCGCGCGAGAACCAGCGCTTCGTGGTCACCGACCGCATTCCGCGCACGCCGCGCATCGTCGAGCTGCGCCTGCGCCCGGTCGGCCCGCCGATGCGCTTCTGGCCCGGCCAGTATGTGACGCTCGGCAGCGAACGCGACGGCGCCCCGCCACGCTGCTACTCGATCGCCAACGCCCCGCGCCCGGACGGCGAGATCGTGCTGCAGGTAACTCGCGTGGACGACGGCCAGACCAGCCTGTGGGTGCATGACACACTGGGCATCGGCGACGTGGTGAAGATCTCCGGCGCCTACGGCACCTTCATCGGCGACCCGGCAGTCGAATCCCCGGTGCTGTGCCTGGCCGCGGGCTCGGGCCTGGCGCCGATCCTGTCGCTCACCGAAGCGGCGCTGCGCCGCGGCTATCGCAAGCCGGTAGACCTGGTGTTCTCGGCCCGCGAACGCTCGGATCTCTACGATGGCGGCCTGATGAAATACTGGGAGACCAAGCACCGCAACTTCACCTACCGCCCCACGCTCACCCGCGAGCGCTGCGAGGGCCTGCTGCACGGCCGCATCCCCGAGGTGCTCGGTCAGCAGTTCCCGGACCTGACCAAGCACAGCGTCTTCGTCGCCGGCAGCCCGGACTTCGTGGCCGACTGCGTGGCCGCGGCCAAGGCGCTGGGCGCCACCGACACGATGGTCCACACCGAGGGCTACTTCGGCCAGGCGCAGCCGCAGACGGCACCGCAGAGCCATCTGACGCCCTATTGA
- the ruvB gene encoding Holliday junction branch migration DNA helicase RuvB, protein MIETDKLQASTERLIAPQTANKQEDAIERALRPKRLADYVGQQKIREQLEIFIQAARRRSEALDHVLLFGPPGLGKTTLAHIVAAEMGVNLRQTSGPVLERAGDLAALLTNLEPHDVLFIDEIHRLSPVVEEILYPALEDFQIDIMIGEGPAARSVKLDLPPFTLVGATTRAGMLTNPLRDRFGIVSRLEFYTADELRTIVSRSSGLLNVDIDDAGALEIARRARGTPRIANRLLRRVRDYAEVRADGHISSPVADAALVMLDVDSLGLDLMDRKLLSAVLEKFGGGPVGLDNIAAAIGESPDTIEDVLEPYLIQQGYLQRTPRGRIATHAIWQHFGLTPPGKAADLFGG, encoded by the coding sequence ATGATCGAAACCGACAAACTCCAGGCGAGCACCGAGCGGCTGATCGCCCCGCAGACGGCCAACAAGCAGGAAGACGCCATCGAGCGCGCGCTGCGGCCCAAGCGGCTGGCCGACTACGTCGGGCAGCAGAAGATCCGCGAGCAGCTGGAGATCTTCATTCAAGCGGCGCGGCGGCGCTCGGAGGCGCTCGATCACGTATTGCTGTTCGGCCCGCCGGGCCTGGGCAAGACCACGCTGGCGCATATCGTGGCGGCCGAGATGGGCGTGAACCTGCGCCAGACCTCGGGGCCGGTGCTCGAGCGCGCGGGTGACCTGGCTGCGCTGCTGACCAATCTCGAGCCGCACGATGTGCTGTTCATCGACGAGATCCATCGCCTGTCGCCGGTGGTGGAGGAGATCCTCTACCCGGCGCTGGAAGACTTCCAGATCGACATCATGATCGGCGAGGGGCCGGCGGCGCGCTCGGTCAAGCTCGACCTGCCGCCCTTCACGCTGGTTGGGGCCACCACCCGCGCCGGCATGCTCACCAACCCGCTGCGCGACCGCTTCGGCATCGTCTCGCGGCTGGAGTTCTACACCGCGGACGAGCTGCGCACCATCGTCAGCCGCTCCTCCGGCCTGCTCAATGTGGACATCGACGACGCCGGCGCGCTCGAAATCGCCCGCCGCGCCCGCGGCACGCCGCGCATCGCCAACCGCCTGCTGCGCCGGGTGCGCGACTACGCCGAGGTGCGCGCCGACGGCCACATCTCGTCACCCGTGGCCGATGCCGCGCTGGTGATGCTCGACGTCGATTCGCTGGGGCTGGATCTGATGGACCGCAAGCTGCTCAGCGCCGTGCTCGAAAAGTTCGGCGGCGGCCCGGTCGGGCTGGACAACATCGCCGCCGCCATCGGCGAGTCGCCCGACACCATCGAGGATGTGCTCGAACCCTATCTGATCCAGCAGGGCTATTTGCAGCGCACGCCGCGCGGGCGCATCGCCACGCATGCCATCTGGCAGCACTTCGGCCTCACGCCGCCGGGCAAGGCGGCCGACCTGTTCGGCGGCTGA